One window from the genome of Salvia miltiorrhiza cultivar Shanhuang (shh) chromosome 7, IMPLAD_Smil_shh, whole genome shotgun sequence encodes:
- the LOC130994014 gene encoding uncharacterized protein LOC130994014, producing MVDMPSRTTQEEAKTIEYENAPPIEEEVEEVTVEVSSKKKDGKQKATSPTTVTIPFPQRHKKERMKERLSKFLEIFKKVNINIPLVEMLLEMPQYAKFLKDIVSRKKKLGEFETLAIGELKPTSMRLQMADRSVTYPRRVVENVLVKVGDFIFPADFVVLDIGDDNKIPLILERSFLATGRALIDVEKGELTLRVHEESQTTQVIRNLKDETWKAKVEHGAAGYSTACTSLLEEFDVLSS from the exons atggttgataTGCCGAGCAGGACTACACAAGAAGAGGCCAAGACGATAGAGTATGAGAATGCACCCCCGATTGAGGAAGAAGttgaggaggtcactgttgaggtttctagcaaaaagaaagatggaaagCAGAAAGCTACTTCGCCAACAACTGTGACTATACCTTTCCCTCAGCGCCATAAGAAAGAAAGGATGAAAGAGCGGCTCTCTAAGTTTTTAGAGATCTTTAAGAAGGTGAACATCAACATCCCGTTGGTGGAGATGTTACTAGAGATGCCGCAGTATGCCAAATTCCTCAAGGACATAGTCTCCCGGAAGAAGAAGttgggagagtttgagacg CTGGCGATTGGGGAGTTAAAGCCGACatctatgaggctgcagatggcagACAGGTCGGTCACTTATCCTCGTAGAGTTGTGGAGAACGTGCtagtgaaggtgggggattttattttccctgccgATTTTGTGGTTTTAGACATTGGGGACGATAACAAAATCCCGCTGATTTTGGAGCGCTCGTTCCTTGCAACAGGAAGAGCtttaattgatgtggagaaGGGAGAGCTTACGTTGAGAGTTCATGAGGAAAGCCAAAC gacccaggtgatcaGAAATTTAAAGGATGAGACTTGGAAGGCAAAAGTGGAGCACGGGGCAGCTGGTTAcagcactgcttgtaccagcctccttgaaGAGTTTGatgttctgtcgagctaa